A segment of the Methanomassiliicoccaceae archaeon DOK genome:
AGTCGAATTCGAGCCTCTCAAAATCAAACGCAAGAAAACCATTTCAAATGCAAAAAATGCAACAAGTGAGGTATAAAAATGGCACTTGAAGGAGATGTTGGAGCAGGACTTGTAGCAATCGGAGCTGGACTCGCCGTCGGTCTCGCCGGTATCGGATCCGGTATGGCTGAGAAAGACATCGGAGCTGCCGCCGTCGGAGCTATCACCGAGGACATGTCCCTTTTCGGAAAGGCACTGATGTTCACGGTTCTGCCCGAGACTATCGTCATCTTCGGTCTGGTTATCTCTATCCTCTGTATCTTCGTGATGTGAGCCGTCGAGAGGTATTCTCATGGCACTAGCGAACGTAACTCTGGAGATCCTCAGGGACGCCGACGACAAGGCTGCCGCCCTCAAGGCGGAG
Coding sequences within it:
- a CDS encoding ATPase, which gives rise to MALEGDVGAGLVAIGAGLAVGLAGIGSGMAEKDIGAAAVGAITEDMSLFGKALMFTVLPETIVIFGLVISILCIFVM